One genomic window of Fervidobacterium thailandense includes the following:
- a CDS encoding thioredoxin family protein — protein sequence MWSRVKQRGSQGISISAAIFLVLFLSSISIAFVPSTIFGYQYTFKDLGIAHRVSNITGKMLVINFSSPSCYYCILFDKETLTNKQVQEFLRGNYIYVKIEPGSYKTTFLGKSYTNDQLFGAFGIRGTPTFIFMKGNEVVTQVPGYMKPDMFLKALRYLVRSVENGLKESFESYSKREDNFAGNPKILSVSKSDADFVLKSDKNAEYVESMPKEVDINKLYVTNSQTVANQLNKAGVIRVLLVTTN from the coding sequence ATGTGGAGCAGAGTAAAGCAAAGAGGGTCGCAGGGTATTTCTATAAGCGCAGCAATTTTCCTAGTTCTATTTTTAAGTTCGATTTCTATCGCTTTCGTCCCCTCAACGATATTTGGTTACCAGTATACCTTCAAAGATTTGGGAATAGCCCACAGAGTCTCTAACATAACCGGCAAAATGCTGGTCATAAACTTCTCTTCACCGTCATGTTATTACTGTATCCTATTCGACAAAGAAACGCTGACCAATAAACAAGTTCAGGAATTTTTGAGGGGTAACTACATTTACGTGAAGATCGAGCCAGGCAGTTACAAAACGACGTTCCTTGGCAAGTCTTACACTAACGACCAACTGTTTGGTGCTTTCGGAATTCGTGGAACCCCTACTTTTATCTTTATGAAAGGCAACGAGGTTGTAACTCAGGTACCCGGTTACATGAAACCGGATATGTTCTTGAAAGCGCTACGGTACCTGGTGAGATCAGTTGAAAACGGATTAAAAGAATCGTTCGAATCCTACTCCAAGCGTGAGGACAACTTTGCAGGTAATCCCAAGATTTTGTCGGTCAGTAAGTCAGACGCAGACTTTGTGCTGAAAAGCGACAAAAATGCTGAATACGTTGAATCGATGCCAAAAGAGGTTGATATCAACAAATTGTACGTAACAAACTCACAAACTGTTGCCAATCAGCTCAACAAAGCGGGTGTGATTCGAGTTTTGCTCGTCACAACTAACTAA
- a CDS encoding cytochrome c biogenesis CcdA family protein: MVDLLGKDVSIWLALSHGILAFFSPCVLPLIPAFVGVVLSGEKRLQRLFGFFVGFSVIFTLLGALSSFLGTFLGRFGSVIEKILGAAIVAFGILFILEMQIFKSKGVNVWKFKGSGFLGGIALGSAIGFVWIPCSSPVLGSILLIAAQKSILRGTVLLFVYSLGISIPFLTIGSALSKALTIGFGKPAWEKWIRLVGGSFIVLLGVLMILGKMKV; this comes from the coding sequence ATGGTGGATCTTCTCGGAAAGGATGTCTCGATTTGGTTGGCCCTGTCGCATGGAATCCTTGCGTTCTTTAGTCCATGCGTTCTGCCTTTAATCCCCGCTTTTGTGGGTGTGGTTCTGTCCGGTGAGAAGAGGTTGCAGCGACTCTTTGGTTTCTTCGTGGGCTTTTCTGTAATTTTTACACTTCTGGGGGCTCTGTCGTCTTTCTTGGGCACTTTCCTTGGGAGATTTGGCAGCGTGATCGAAAAGATATTGGGAGCCGCGATAGTTGCCTTTGGTATTCTTTTTATTCTTGAAATGCAGATTTTCAAATCGAAAGGTGTGAATGTTTGGAAATTTAAGGGCTCCGGATTCCTAGGTGGCATCGCATTAGGTTCGGCTATTGGGTTTGTATGGATACCGTGTAGCAGTCCTGTCTTGGGTTCTATTCTGCTCATAGCCGCTCAGAAAAGTATTTTAAGGGGGACGGTTTTGCTGTTCGTGTATTCGCTGGGGATATCCATACCATTTTTGACGATCGGCTCCGCGCTATCCAAGGCACTCACGATAGGTTTTGGGAAACCAGCGTGGGAGAAATGGATTAGACTCGTGGGTGGTTCGTTCATAGTTTTGCTTGGTGTTTTGATGATTCTTGGAAAAATGAAGGTATGA